A region from the Rhodamnia argentea isolate NSW1041297 chromosome 7, ASM2092103v1, whole genome shotgun sequence genome encodes:
- the LOC115737685 gene encoding probable protein S-acyltransferase 3 isoform X2 has product MLLLIGVVNPLFGYIVLIVGSVLTVLDFLFLFLTSGRDPGIIPRNSQPPESDEACDAATPSIEWVNTKVPDLKLPRTKDILVNGQTVKVKFCDTCLLYRPPRASHCSICNNCVQRFDHHCPWVGQCIALRNYPFFVCFISTSTFLCIYVFTFSWINVLRQGGNLWKAMSHDVLSVALIIYCFIAFWFVGGLTLFHLYLICSNQTTYENFRYRYEKKENPYNKGMLQNVKELVFGKIPPSMIGFRTWTAEYDTGGSVTSEFEQGYVRKFDIEMGGSLRKEGEPQLPSILQRLDYSGLDEKLKRKEREGSAAFDPLFLPAHLDSKCPKQQLGNGLKISSGHRIVDTGSHQIASISPLR; this is encoded by the exons ATGCTTTTGCTCATCGGTGTAGTGAATCCGCTATTCGGGTACATCGTTCTGATTGTGGGATCAGTCCTCACTGTTCTG GACTTCCTTTTTCTATTCCTGACCTCTGGGAGAGACCCTGGTATAATTCCAAGAAATTCACAGCCACCCGAATCCGATGAAGCATGTGATGCAGCTACTCCGTCGATAGAGTGGGTCAATACTAAAGTGCCAGATCTGAAATTGCCAAGAACCAAGGATATACTAGTGAATGGTCAAACAGTAAAAGTGAAGTTCTGTGACACTTGTTTGCTATATCGACCACCACGCGCTTCTCATTGCTCCATCTGCAACAACTGTGTGCAAAGGTTCGATCATCACTGTCCATGGGTTGGTCAGTGTATTGCATTA CGTAACTATCCGTTCTTCGTATGTTTCATATCGACATCAACCTTCTTGTGCATATACGTGTTTACCTTCTCGTGGATCAACGTTCTTCGACAAGGAGGCAATCTCTGGAAGGCCATGTCACATGATGTCCTCTCAGTTGCTTTAATAATATATTGCTTCATCGCCTTCTGGTTTGTCGGCGGGCTCACATTATTCCATCTTTACTTGATTTGTTCCAACCAG ACAACCTATGAAAATTTCCGCTACCGCTACGAAAAGAAGGAGAATCCATATAACAAGGGAATGCTACAAAACGTTAAGGAACTTGTCTTTGGCAAGATCCCACCTTCAATGATCGGCTTTCGAACTTGGACAGCAGAATACGATACCGGTGGATCCGTTACCTCCGAGTTTGAACAAGGCTATGTGCGTAAATTTGACATAGAAATGGGAGGCTCTCTTCGGAAGGAGGGCGAACCTCAACTTCCAAGCATTCTGCAGAGGTTGGATTATAGTGGCCTTGACGAGAAgttgaagagaaaagagagagagggatctgCTGCATTCGATCCGCTCTTCTTGCCCGCTCATCTAGATTCAAAGTGTCCAAAGCAGCAACTGGGTAATGGGCTCAAAATCAGTTCAGGTCACAGAATAGTGGATACAGGCTCCCATCAAATTGCATCAATCAGTCCACTGAGATAG
- the LOC115737685 gene encoding probable protein S-acyltransferase 1 isoform X1, translating into MSRSKVHNVDDSGGDRGFSSKDIGSPGPLPRRLYQVWKGNNKFLCGGRLIFGPDAASVLLTATLIGGPAITFCIKMLLLIGVVNPLFGYIVLIVGSVLTVLDFLFLFLTSGRDPGIIPRNSQPPESDEACDAATPSIEWVNTKVPDLKLPRTKDILVNGQTVKVKFCDTCLLYRPPRASHCSICNNCVQRFDHHCPWVGQCIALRNYPFFVCFISTSTFLCIYVFTFSWINVLRQGGNLWKAMSHDVLSVALIIYCFIAFWFVGGLTLFHLYLICSNQTTYENFRYRYEKKENPYNKGMLQNVKELVFGKIPPSMIGFRTWTAEYDTGGSVTSEFEQGYVRKFDIEMGGSLRKEGEPQLPSILQRLDYSGLDEKLKRKEREGSAAFDPLFLPAHLDSKCPKQQLGNGLKISSGHRIVDTGSHQIASISPLR; encoded by the exons ATGAGCAGGAGCAAAGTCCACAACGTAGACGACAGCGGGGGTGATCGTGGATTCTCTTCCAAAGACATAGGCTCCCCTGGACCCCTTCCCAGGAGGCTCTACCAAGTTTGGAAGGGTAACAAT AAATTCCTCTGTGGTGGGAGATTGATCTTCGGTCCAGATGCTGCATCGGTGTTGTTGACTGCTACCCTCATTGGAGGTCCTGCAATAACATTCTGCATAAAAATGCTTTTGCTCATCGGTGTAGTGAATCCGCTATTCGGGTACATCGTTCTGATTGTGGGATCAGTCCTCACTGTTCTG GACTTCCTTTTTCTATTCCTGACCTCTGGGAGAGACCCTGGTATAATTCCAAGAAATTCACAGCCACCCGAATCCGATGAAGCATGTGATGCAGCTACTCCGTCGATAGAGTGGGTCAATACTAAAGTGCCAGATCTGAAATTGCCAAGAACCAAGGATATACTAGTGAATGGTCAAACAGTAAAAGTGAAGTTCTGTGACACTTGTTTGCTATATCGACCACCACGCGCTTCTCATTGCTCCATCTGCAACAACTGTGTGCAAAGGTTCGATCATCACTGTCCATGGGTTGGTCAGTGTATTGCATTA CGTAACTATCCGTTCTTCGTATGTTTCATATCGACATCAACCTTCTTGTGCATATACGTGTTTACCTTCTCGTGGATCAACGTTCTTCGACAAGGAGGCAATCTCTGGAAGGCCATGTCACATGATGTCCTCTCAGTTGCTTTAATAATATATTGCTTCATCGCCTTCTGGTTTGTCGGCGGGCTCACATTATTCCATCTTTACTTGATTTGTTCCAACCAG ACAACCTATGAAAATTTCCGCTACCGCTACGAAAAGAAGGAGAATCCATATAACAAGGGAATGCTACAAAACGTTAAGGAACTTGTCTTTGGCAAGATCCCACCTTCAATGATCGGCTTTCGAACTTGGACAGCAGAATACGATACCGGTGGATCCGTTACCTCCGAGTTTGAACAAGGCTATGTGCGTAAATTTGACATAGAAATGGGAGGCTCTCTTCGGAAGGAGGGCGAACCTCAACTTCCAAGCATTCTGCAGAGGTTGGATTATAGTGGCCTTGACGAGAAgttgaagagaaaagagagagagggatctgCTGCATTCGATCCGCTCTTCTTGCCCGCTCATCTAGATTCAAAGTGTCCAAAGCAGCAACTGGGTAATGGGCTCAAAATCAGTTCAGGTCACAGAATAGTGGATACAGGCTCCCATCAAATTGCATCAATCAGTCCACTGAGATAG
- the LOC115737778 gene encoding probable protein S-acyltransferase 4 translates to MAQDAKPRRLYQVWRGSNRFFCQGRLIFGPDVASLLLSTLLIAGPAIAFCTRAHSKIEDHPYALPAMIGGLILAVLDLFFLFITSARDPGIVPRNSKPPESDEACDVTTPSMEWVNGRTPHMKLPRTKDVIVNGHAVKVKYCDTCLLFRPPRASHCSICNNCVQRFDHHCPWVGQCIGIRNYRFFFMFVSTSTVLCIYVFAFSWIDLLQLKRAKKSIWKAMSNDYLSDFLIIYCFIAVWFVGGLTVFHSYLICTNQTTYENFRYRYDKKENPYNRGVMGNLREVFFSKIPPSMNNFRAFVVVEEQDDVGVVTPNFGEGIMSSKEKLDIEMGMKLAEDVGITLPEILRDLEYDDSDDDSKNKEEDGGCVDSMFPAEQDMKKPTETTIDGNQVTCSGQSLAVQQKASESAYSSSALEDDNIATEKKDDTNVSNQSAAP, encoded by the exons ATGGCACAGGACGCCAAGCCCAGGAGGCTCTATCAGGTCTGGAGGGGAAGCAAt AGATTTTTCTGCCAAGGGAGGTTGATTTTCGGGCCTGATGTCGCGTCCCTGTTGCTTTCAACCCTCCTTATTGCTGGCCCTGCGATTGCTTTCTGCACGAGAGCCCATTCCAAAATCGAAGATCATCCCTATGCATTGCCTGCAATGATTGGTGGTTTGATTCTCGCTGTTCTG gatttattttttctttttatcacttCTGCTAGAGATCCTGGGATAGTCCCTAGAAATTCTAAGCCTCCTGAATCAGACGAAGCCTGTGATGTCACTACCCCATCAATGGAGTGGGTTAATGGGAGAACACCTCATATGAAACTACCCCGAACAAAGGATGTGATTGTGAATGGTCATGCAGTAAAAGTGAAGTATTGTGATACTTGCTTGCTGTTTCGTCCTCCTCGTGCTTCTCATTGCTCAATCTGCAACAATTGCGTCCAGAGATTTGACCATCATTGTCCATGGGTTGGCCAGTGCATTGGAATA CGTAATTACAGATTCTTCTTCATGTTTGTTTCAACTTCAACCGTGTTGTGCATATATGTGTTTGCATTTTCTTGGATCGACCTTCTTCAActgaaaagagcaaaaaagTCTATCTGGAAGGCTATGTCGAATGATTACTTGTCAGATTTTCTCATTATCTACTGCTTCATAGCTGTCTGGTTCGTCGGTGGTTTGACAGTTTTCCACTCCTATCTGATTTGCACAAATCAG ACCACCTATGAGAACTTCCGCTACCGCTACGATAAAAAGGAGAACCCCTACAACAGGGGGGTCATGGGAAACCTTAGGGAAGTTTTCTTCTCTAAGATCCCAccttcaatgaacaatttccgtGCATTTGTTGTGGTAGAGGAACAAGATGATGTGGGTGTGGTGACTCCAAACTTCGGTGAAGGCATTATGAGTTCAAAAGAGAAATTAGATATTGAGATGGGAATGAAGCTTGCAGAGGATGTTGGCATCACTCTTCCAGAAATCTTACGCGACTTGGAATATGATGATTCTGACGATGATTCGAAGAATAAAGAGGAAGATGGAGGGTGTGTTGACTCAATGTTCCCTGCAGAGCAGGACATGAAGAAACCCACAGAAACAACTATTGATGGTAATCAAGTGACTTGTTCTGGACAAAGCCTTGCTGTTCAACAGAAAGCCAGTGAATCTGCATATAGCTCCAGTGCTTTAGAAGATGACAATATTGCaacagaaaagaaagatgatACGAATGTTTCCAATCAAAGTGCTGCACCATGA
- the LOC115737617 gene encoding uncharacterized protein LOC115737617, whose translation MEGGSPDRESVGSETKRSSVSSGSRSKNRKEFLRKFMNHEHLTGKLEDWFISISEGGATREPAFDVPFELVELQKFDYALEGVSFEQLIRMPSAVYASASDAVEATAYLAIEDFLHASVKGLWEAFWSQDEPLPFAVACLYGPNFKFYQAEKAIANGKIESLCATGLMLKNPRHPHGKWDHILELALLRPDIGGLPTDSDRQPSLSVLGEALFYAVRMLLSRSISRLALTQGFNSAFILLVDSQYGRVVKVDGDVNKMEFDVNNVYECAAEWIKAHCCISVSPVDRIWNKLGNANWGDIGALQVLFATFHCIMQFAGMPRHSIEDLAADHGARLQTRRMERQLGDVRANGNGLFRFQQRSVSPEIVEVQEESAKIEPEELMRLEVGSVLWMEDSNWQKGYQIDEVLNDGELPYYVASPVEESGKSLFLYVGSPPSQLEPAWEDMNLWYQVQRQTKVLTVMKQKGLSSKYLPQISASGRIIHPGQCRRPSPGGNCDHPWCGTPILVTSPVGETVANMVTEGRFGLDEAIRCCHDCLSALSAASFVGIRHGDIRPENVIYVRSGMRYPYFALIGWGHAILEDRDRPAMNLHFSSTYALQEGKLCSASDAESLVYLLYFFCGGVLPDLDSVEGALQWRETSWSRRLIQQKLGDVSTVLKAFADYVDSLCGTPYPMDYDIWLRRLRRNIREEDHGKEIDTSG comes from the exons ATGGAAG GTGGATCCCCAGACCGGGAATCAGTGGGGTCTGAGACAAAAAGGTCCAGTGTATCATCTGGTAGCAGGTCCAAGAATCGCAAAGAATTCCTTCGCAAATTCATGAACCATGAGCATTTAACTGGAAAACTTGAGGATTGGTTTATATCAATATCAGAGGGTGGAGCAACTAGAGAACCTGCTTTTGATGTTCCATTTGAGTTGGTGGAACTACAAAAGTTTGACTATGCATTAGAAGGGGTCTCATTTGAGCAGCTAATTCGAATGCCAAGTGCTGTTTATGCATCGGCCTCAGATGCCGTGGAAGCTACTGCTTATCTTGCAATTGAAGATTTTCTACATGCAAGTGTAAAGGGCTTGTGGGAGGCATTCTGGAGTCAGGATGAGCCATTGCCATTCGCAGTTGCTTGCCTGTATGGGCCAAACTTCAAATTTTACCAGGCTGAGAAAGCAATTGCTAATGGAAAGATTGAGAGTCTTTGCGCAACTGGTCTGATGCTTAAGAACCCAAGACATCCACATGGAAAATGGGATCACATTCTTGAATTGGCTCTTCTGAGGCCTGATATTGGAGGTCTCCCTACGGATAGTGACCGACAGCCTTCGCTCTCTGTTTTAGGTGAAGCTCTTTTTTATGCTGTTCGTATGCTATTATCAAGGAGCATAAGCAGATTAGCTTTAACTCAGGGTTTTAATTCGGCTTTTATACTCCTTGTTGACTCTCAGTACGGTCGGGTTGTAAAGGTCGATGGAGATGTAAATAAAATGGAGTTTGATGTAAATAACGTTTATGAATGTGCCGCTGAGTGGATTAAAGCGCACTGTTGCATTTCAGTTTCTCCAGTTGATCGAATCTGGAACAAACTCGGAAATGCTAATTGGGGAGACATTGGTGCTTTACAGGTACTTTTTGCTACCTTCCACTGTATAATGCAATTTGCCGGGATGCCTAGGCACTCGATTGAAGATTTAGCTGCTGATCATGGTGCTCGCCTACAAACAAGAAGAATGGAGAGGCAGTTAGGAGATGTGAGGGCAAATGGGAATGGTCTATTTAGATTTCAGCAGCGCAGTGTTTCCCCTGAAATTGTTGAAGTCCAGGAGGAATCTGCGAAAATAGAACCTGAAGAATTGATGAGGCTAGAAGTAGGATCTGTGCTATGGATGGAGGATTCGAACTGGCAAAAGGGCTATCAGATAGATGAAGTCTTGAATGATGGTGAGCTTCCATATTATGTTGCGTCCCCTGTTGAAGAATCGGGAAAATCTCTATTTCTTTATGTTGGCTCTCCTCCTTCTCAGTTGGAACCAGCTTGGGAAGATATGAATTTGTGGTATCAAGTCCAGAGGCAGACTAAAGTACTCACTGTAATGAAACAGAAAGGTCTATCTAGCAAATACCTGCCTCAGATCAGTGCGTCGGGAAGAATTATTCACCCGGGTCAATGTCGGAGACCAAGCCCTGGTGGAAACTGTGACCACCCTTGGTGTGGTACTCCAATTCTTGTCACCAGCCCAGTTGGCGAAACGGTTGCTAACATGGTAACTGAAGGCCGATTCGGTTTGGATGAAGCAATCCGCTGTTGTCATGATTGTTTATCTGCACTCTCAGCCGCATCTTTTGTTGGCATTCGTCATGGAGACATTCGGCCGGAGAATGTAATCTATGTTAGATCTGGCATGAGGTATCCTTATTTTGCCCTCATTGGCTGGGGACATGCTATTCTCGAAGATAGGGACCGTCCAGCGATGAATCTTCACTTTTCGTCTACTTATGCACTACAGGAAGGAAAGCTTTGTTCTGCCTCAGATGCAGAGAGTTTGGTTTACTTGCTTTACTTCTTCTGTGGTGGGGTTTTGCCCGATCTTGATTCGGTGGAGGGGGCTCTTCAATGGAGAGAGACCTCTTGGTCAAGGAGGTTGATTCAGCAGAAGCTTGGCGATGTTTccactgttctaaaagcttttGCGGATTATGTTGACAGTCTCTGTGGGACACCCTATCCCATGGATTATGATATATGGCTCAGAAGGTTGAGGAGAAACATCCGTGAGGAAGATCACGGGAAGGAAATTGACACGTCTGGTTGA